A single genomic interval of Hevea brasiliensis isolate MT/VB/25A 57/8 chromosome 4, ASM3005281v1, whole genome shotgun sequence harbors:
- the LOC131179418 gene encoding uncharacterized protein LOC131179418 has translation MDQGLILDVFDEGALLEHFIVRIDLQDRIRVFQHRDSQLMRIVERVQQGEDCEFKFDANGALMQGSRICALDVDNLRVKIMQEEHCTTYNVHPGSTKMYHDVKDRYWWNSMKRDIADFMSKCLTCQKDDQPPLVEFTYNNSYHSSIGMAPYKALYGRRCRSPLCWTEVGETKMHDLDLVQYTSKIVPRIRERLKTAFSRQKSYADPRRRDVDFAVGDYVFLKVSPMKGVMRFGKKGKLAPRYIGPFEIIDRVGAVAY, from the exons ATGGATCAGGGACTAATCTTGGATGTATTTGATGAGGGTGCACTATTGGAACATTTCATAGTGAGGATTGACCTGCAGGACAGAATTAGAGTTTTCCAACACAGAGACTCGCAACTAATGAGAATTGTAGAAAGGGTACAGCAAGGAGAGGATTGTGAATTTAAGTTTGATGCAAATGGTGCTCTTATGCAAGGCTCCAGGATATGTGCCTTGGATGTGGATAACCTTAGAGTTAAAATCATGCAAGAGGAACACTGCACAACCTATAATGTCcatccaggctccaccaagatgtaccatgatgtgaaagacagGTACTGGTGGAAcagcatgaagagagatatagcagaCTTTATGTCCAAGTGTTTAACTTGTCAAAAG gATGATCAGCCACCTTTGGTAGAGTTTacctacaataatagctatcattcCAGTATCGGGATGGCACCCTATAAAGCACTGTATGGCAGGAGGTGTAGATCTCCTTTGTGTTGGACAGAAGTGGGTGAAACGAAGATGCATGACCTAGATCTAGTGCAGTACACCTCAAAAATAGTCCCTAGGATCAGGGAACGCTTGAAGACTGCTTTTAGTAGACAAAAGAGCTATGCAGATCCCAGGCGGAGGGATGTAGATTTTGCAGTGGGTGATTATGTATTTCTAAAGgtctctccgatgaagggagttatgagattCGGGAAGAAAGGCAAGCTAGCACCTCGATACATAGGGCCTTTCGAGAttattgatagagttggagctGTGGCGTATtga